The Ignavibacteriales bacterium genome contains the following window.
TTACTTCTTCTACGTTACCGCGTATTCCGCGAAAGCCGATTGGAAAAATTTGTTTCAGAGAATGAGGCTGGTATTGATCTTGATTGCTACGATCTTTACTCACACCACTTTGGATTGTACGAGCATGACGGCGACCGTTCCCGACCTGTTGGTTATATCCGTATGGTGACAGATCAGCCGGGAACATTTCGTGATGAGTTGTTTGATCATGCCAAATCGATTCCTTCTATCTATGAGAAAGTAAATCGAATACCGAAGGAACCATTTCCAGTAATGAACTATTGCCCGTATCGTAACGACATTCGAGAATACTATGCTAACATGAAGCTACAAGGGGAAAAACTTGTAGAAGCAGGAAGATTGTCATTAGACAATTCTGTTCGAGGGTTGAAAATTGCAACGAACTTTATCGCATTAATATTTGCATCATTCCTTGTTCATAATGTTGACAAGACTATCTTGGCATGTCGTCCAAATCATAAAAATATTTACAATTTATTTGGAGCGATCGTTTTTGACAGCACGATTGAATTTCAATGTGATGAAGCTGATAGCAGTGCACTTCTTCTTCTTGCAGCAATGAATTTGCCGGATTCGGTGAAAGAAAAAGTTTACAAGATGGCGGAAGTTTACAAAAAGTTCGGTCGTATATGTTACAATCCGTCCGAGCCGGAGAATTATTTACCTCCGCTCGGTGCATACATGAAGAGCAAGCCGGTGTTTGCACCAGCCGTAGAGTCCGTTCCCCTGAACGGACCAAAAACCCAAACCGTAGCCGCGTAACCTTTTATGTATCAAGTCGACTATTCTATGTAATCAATAATCAAACAATTTTAATTATAAAGGAACTCACAATGTCAAAACTCTTAAAAACCCTCGCCGTCCTGATCTTTTTATATGTTATTCCGCTACTTGGAAACATACCACTTCTATATAATCTTCGTATTGTTCTCCTAATGTTTACCGGTATTCTCATGTTCATATCCCAGCCCGAGTTAAAAATAAGCGAAGCAAAGGAAAAGAAAAATACCGACCGCAATTCCGTTTTTGTTATACTCCTTGCAGGCGGTTTAAGTCAGATACTTGCAATCATCGAGTGGGCATACTTCAAACCAGCACCGGCAATAATTGCAAATAATTTTCTGGTCGTTGCGGGTGTGGTTATGGTTGTTGGCGGGATGGCATTCCGGATCTGGGCTATTGAAACACTCAAAATGTTTTTCACATCAACAGTTCAAATAGTAAAAGGGCATAAGGTTATTCAACACGGTCCGTATAAAGTAGTTCGTCATCCAAGTTATCTCGGCTCAATGGTTGCAATCATCGGTAGCGCGTTAGTTCTTGAAGCTCCCATTTCCGCCGTCTTCGCTCTCTGCTCAATGATCTATGCTTATACGGTACGCGTCCGGGTCGAAGAAATTACTCTCGTTGCTGAATTGGGCGATGCCTACCGCGAATTTCAGAAGATAAGAAAATACAAAGTTATCCCGTTTGTCTGGTAAGAAAGAAGAAATGAGTATTAAAATGAAAAAGAAAAAAATGTTCCAAATGATAGTTCTATCGATAGCAATTGTTATGGTGACCGCCATATCCGCTGCGACAATCATTATCGCAGATATTGTATATCAGCCGGTGAGAGTGAATACAAACGTGTTGCCGTTTTGCAGGTGACGTAAACATTATTAAAATATTGGTGGTCGCAAAAAGGATTCTATTAGGTTACCACCTAAAAAGTAAGAAAATTGATATAAAATGTGCAGAATATTGTCAAAAATTCTCAATTAATACATATTAACCATTGACTTTATTTCAGTTTATATGGATATTTAATAAGCCATCAGGCATGTGAAACCAATCCGAATAGTTTGACCCTAATAATGATATTGAACATTGAATACTGAATTTCTATGATAAGTTGCTTATGAAAAATTTTATTACTGCTTTTTTGGTTGCCATTATATTTTTTCTAACCCCGAAGCTTGACGCTCAATCTAACGTTGCAAGCCAAGCAAGTTCAACTCCGCTTGAAACCGTACTTAATCCAGATGGTACATTGAATACATCCTCAGGTTTCCAGGTTAGTGTAGATCCAACCGGTTGGCGAATGATTACAGCTTCCGATGGCAAACCGCAATTTGTGCGTGAAGGATTGTCTGCACTAAGTGACCCTGCAGATATATTGTGGGACGATCGATTCGGTTTATCTTCAATTTCTGGTCCTGTCTATGCGATGGCGGTGAACGCCGCCGGTGAAATGTTTGTCGGCGGATCTTTTTTGACTGCCGGTGGAATAACAGTAAACAACATAGCAAAATGGAACGGGACAAATTGGTCGGCGTTAGGTACTGGTGTCTATTCTCTTGGTACGGTTTACGCAATTGCTGTGAATGGAAGTGATGTTTATGTTGGCGGTAGTTTTTCTACAGCAGGTGGTATTACTGTAAATAATATTGCAAAGTGGGATGGCAATAACTGGTCAGCTCTAGGCAGCGGCCTCAGTGATCAAGTAACTACGCTCACAGTAAGTAATACAAGTGTTTATGCAAATAATGGAGGGAAAAATACGAATTTTATAATAGAATGGAATGGCATTTCGTGGACTCAATTAGGAAATACATTCAATGATGAAATTTATACTATAAAAATTATTGGTACTGATATCTATGTCGGTGGGAAATTCACTCAAAATAATTCGGTTACAATTAATCATATTGCTAGGTGGAATGGCAGTGCATGGACAAGCCTGGCGACAGGGGTAAATGGAAATGTACATTCAATTGCTCTGAGTGGTGGGGATATATACGCTGGTGGCACATTCATATCGGCAAGCGGTGTCAGTGCAAACCGTATTGCGAAATGGGATGGCATAAATTGGTCTGCTCTTGGTAATGGTCTAAATAATCAGGTATCATCAATAATAGTTGATGGAAGTAATGTTATTGCCGGCGGAACGTTTACTTTTTCTGGTAGTAACATCATGAACCATGTTGCAAAATGGAACGGCACTTCATGGTCTGCCTATGGCAATGGGTTAGATAATAGTGTCTCTGCTTTGGTGATCAATAATCGTACTCTCTTTGCTGGAGGCTCATTTACAAATTATCTAAGTCATTGGTCCGGGAGTAAATGGTTGAATAGTTTAGCTTCCGACCTAAGCAGCCCAGTCTATGCGGTGGCATGTGATGGTGATAAGGTCTATGCGGGAGGTATATTTGTCACTGCCGGCGGTGATACTGTAAATGGAATTGCAAAATGGGATGGTTCCCAGTGGCAATCACTAGGAACTGGTGTAGACGTTTTTCATGGTAAAGCAATTAATACTATCGCAGTCAGTGGCTCGGATGTTTATGTCGGTGGTTTGTTTTCGGTGATTAGCGGTGTCTCTGCTAATAATATCGCAAAATGGAATGGATTAACTTGGTCAGCGCTAGGAACTGGTACTAATAGTGACGTAAATGCCATCGTTGTAAATGGCACTGATATTTACGTTGGTGGTCGGTTTAGTAACCAGGGAAGCCGCATAGCAAAGTGGAACGGTAGTGCATGGTCAGCATTGGGTGCAGGAGTAAGTGGTGATGTTTATGCAATTGCTCTTAATGATAGTGGTATCTATGTCGGAGGAGGTTTCAATCAGGCAGGTGGAAATCCCGCGAATAGAGTCGCTAAATGGAATGGAAGTGTATGGTCTCCTCTTGGCGTTGGAGTCGGAGGTACGGTCACTTCTCTAGCATCTAATGGAACTGATTTATATGTCGGCGGTGCTTTCACAAATGCCGGGGGTTCTTCTGCAAACCATATCGCAAAATGGAATGGCACAAGTTGGTCAACATTGGGTAATGGTTCGAACGATAATGTCATGTCTCTTACAGTAAGGAACGGTAACGTGTATGCAGGCGGAAGGTTCGTAATTTCTGTTGGTGATACTGCAAAAGGTATTTCGAAATGGGATGGATCAAACTGGTCGCGTTTGGGTAGCGGTGTTAATGGAACAGTAAATTCAATATCAACAAGCGGGAATAATATTTACCTAGGTGGTGCGTTTACACAAGCCGGAACAAAAGCATCGATGTACTTTGCCCGCTGGAATGAGCAACCCTCAACCGTTGTCATCCGAAAATTTGAAGATATTGATGGTAATTTTTCAACAAATACGGACAGAATTCCAAAGCAATGGGGACTCAAATTATACAGAAGTTATGTAAGCCCCTCAACATTGATTGGGAGTGCGTCCTCAGATTCAATTCTCATAGCAGATAGTCTAACAAGTGCAACCTACATCGCAGTTGAATGTGATAGCAATGGATGGGGGCATTTAGGAAAGATTATAGACGGCACTCCAATCTCAACTACTTCATCTCAAGATACATTCACGCTTGATCTCGGAACAACACACACAATTGATTTTATAAATTATCATAAAAGAATTGAAGTCAGAAAGTATGTTGATGATGACGGCGATTTTAACACAACGAATGACAGGAATCTAAAGAGTTGGAATATCAAATTATACAGAACCGTAATAAGTCCGGATTCCCTCGTGCAGGAATCATCTGGAAGTTCTTTGATATTCTACGATCCGCCTGTCGGTCAATACATCGCAGTCGAAAGTGATAGCGCCGGATGGGTGCATATTGGCAAAATTATTAATGATAGCAATGTCAAAGATTCTGTAAAATCAGATACATTAAGTTACACTGGTGATCAGGTATTCCGAATATCGTTCGTCAATTTCAATCCCAATACTCTTACGGTGAGAAAACATTCAGATAGAGATGGGCTGGTTCAGACAACCACTGATCGAACCTTGAAAAAATGGAATCTTACAGTTTATAAATCTTCAATCAGTCCTGCGAACATTGTACAATCGATTACATCGGCCGAAAGTTTGAAAATCAATAACCTTGGGAATGGAACATACATTATAGTAGAAGCCGATACAAATGGTTGGTACTCGCTTGGCAAAATAAAAAATGGACAAATGTTCGCCGGATCATTTAATAAAGATACGATAGTTTTCACTGGTGGCCAATTGATGGTTGTGGATTTTGTAAATACTCGACCAACACTTAAGATCCGGTCATTTAAAGATGGGGATGCCAACATTATGACTAAGAATGACTGGATTCCATTTCCTTGGACTATGACACTTTATAGGTTGCCTGAAGGTGATGTGGTATCACCTTCGATTTCAACACCCGAAAGTTTAGTGTTTTACAATCTTCCAGCACATAATTATCGCGCATATTCAAATGATAGCGATGCAATAGGATGGAGAATGATTGGACATATTAAAGATGATTCGTTAACTCCAAATACGGATAAAGATGTTTATATGACATTTTCAGGAACCGAATCGCATTTTATTGATTATATCCATGCTGCCCCAAGTCAAATCAGTATTCGGTGCATGCGAAACGATGAAGATACATTATACCAAAGTAATAATCGTACACCGAAAAAATGGTCTCTAAAATTGTATCGAGATTCAATATCAAGTCAGACTCTAATAAAAAGTGTCGATTCAACGCTCCTTTTAGTTGCAAACATAGGGGCCGGTACCTACTTTGCAGAAGAAGCGGATAGTACGCATTGGAGGCATCTAGGCACTATCATGCAAAAGGTCTCTAATGGTGCAGTAATATTTGAGAAAATGAATGGGGGAGCCCATAACTATGATTCCATAGTCCTCGGTCCAAATGAGACCTGGAACCTTGCATTTATAAACTTTGATTCCTCCCGCACAAAATATTGGGCTCCTAAAAATGACTGTGTTTGGAGCAATGGAAATAACTGGGAACCCGCCGGTGTGCCAACCTCTGAAGATCATATTATTGTCCCCGCAGGAGTTAAATGTCAACTGAATATTGATACATCTGTACATATTACCTCCATCACTGTAGCTTCAGGCGATACAGTTTATTTACTACCCAACAATAAATTTAATACCAGCTCCTACATCGAAGTGAATGGTTCTTGGGTTGTGCAGCCGACCGATACATCGTTAATTAAAGTTGGTGGGAATTGGTCTGTTAACAATTTTATTTCCGGACGCTCAACTGTTGTCTTCAACGGTTTAGATTCTCAAAATGTAAATGGTAATAGCGTGTCGTTTTATAAGATGAAGGTGGATTCTTTCGCTCATTTAAGAACTGAAAGCGGCTTTAAGGTAACTAATCAACTCTTACTAAATTCTAATATTTTTGCCGCAGGGGATACTATCGAAATACTTGATACAAGCTCTACAGCAATTAGCGGATCTGGAAAAATAATTGATGGCACACTCCAGCGTGCGGTCAGATATGGCTCAATAGCAAATTACAGGTTTGAAAGCGATAGCACCTATGTTAAATTTTCCGGCGATGGCACATATCCTGAGGGTGTTAAAATGACTACTTTTCCAAACGTTAATCCAATAGATTTCTCGCTCGGTTGGATAGAGATGAGTAGCAGAGTCGATACTCTCAATAACATTATTAAAATCGATGCCGTCCGCCCCAAATCGAAATGGGCAATTGGGATTCCCAAAATGCTTTCGAAATCAAAACATCTTATGTCGAATAGTACATTCGTTCGCCGTGTTTACGATCTTAACGAATTCGGACAGGGTGATGCCCTGGCGACATTATCATTTCGATATGATCAATCCGAAATTCCAACCGGTTCCGCCGAGAATACATTCGTACTTTATAAAGCCGTAGGAGATTATTATTCATCCAATATCAATTCCGGCTGGAATCTCGTATCACTTCCTGTTATTGTAGCAGATAATAGGGTAACATCATTATTTCCCTCTGCGATAAGTGAAGCATTTAAATATAATCCGTCGCTTGGCTATCGAGCAGTTGATAGCTTAGATATAGGTGTCGGTTATTGGCTAAAATTCCCAACGGATGATTATGTTGATTTGTTTGGGTTAGATGTAACTAAAGATACTATTCCGGTTGTAGAAGGTTGGAATATGATTGGTGGTTTGACCTCTCCTTTTGCTGTGGCGAATTTAATAACTCAGCCCGTAGACTTGATTTCAGGTAGTATATTCGGTTTTAATCATTCGTATGAAATTGTCGATACATTAAAACCGATGAAGGGATACTGGGTTAAATGCAAGCAAACTGGTGAAATAATTATAGATACTAGCAACCATATCCGAGTATTTAGGAAATCGGTCCTTCAAGAAAATATAAATGATTGTTCAAAGCTTATCATCACGGATGCAATCGGCAATGAGCAAACACTTTACATCAATCCATCTGCCAAAGATATAATTTCTGCTGAATACGAATTGCCACCGGTGCCGCCGACTGGAATTTTCGATGTCCGATTCGCTTCAGGAAAATTTTTGGAAACTATTTCAACGGATCAGGAATGCGGATTTTCTCTAATGTTACAAGCTTCATACTCTCCGGTTAAGATCCACTGGTCAACAGGTTCAATACATTTGAATCCGAAGCTTCGGACTGACGATAAAGAAATACTTCTCGAGTCAGGGAAAGACATATTTTTACAATCATCCGGTCAAAAAATATATTTGGTGTTTTCGAGAACGAATATTATGCCGCAAACATATTCATTGGAACAAAATATACCAAACCCATTCAACCCCACGACAACAATAAAATATCAGTTGCCGGCAGAAAGTCATGTTACACTTAAGATCTTTAATACTCTTGGTCAGGTTGTTGCAACATTAGTCGATGGGATTGAGTCTGCAGGATATAAATCGGCTGAGTGGGAT
Protein-coding sequences here:
- a CDS encoding T9SS type A sorting domain-containing protein — encoded protein: MKNFITAFLVAIIFFLTPKLDAQSNVASQASSTPLETVLNPDGTLNTSSGFQVSVDPTGWRMITASDGKPQFVREGLSALSDPADILWDDRFGLSSISGPVYAMAVNAAGEMFVGGSFLTAGGITVNNIAKWNGTNWSALGTGVYSLGTVYAIAVNGSDVYVGGSFSTAGGITVNNIAKWDGNNWSALGSGLSDQVTTLTVSNTSVYANNGGKNTNFIIEWNGISWTQLGNTFNDEIYTIKIIGTDIYVGGKFTQNNSVTINHIARWNGSAWTSLATGVNGNVHSIALSGGDIYAGGTFISASGVSANRIAKWDGINWSALGNGLNNQVSSIIVDGSNVIAGGTFTFSGSNIMNHVAKWNGTSWSAYGNGLDNSVSALVINNRTLFAGGSFTNYLSHWSGSKWLNSLASDLSSPVYAVACDGDKVYAGGIFVTAGGDTVNGIAKWDGSQWQSLGTGVDVFHGKAINTIAVSGSDVYVGGLFSVISGVSANNIAKWNGLTWSALGTGTNSDVNAIVVNGTDIYVGGRFSNQGSRIAKWNGSAWSALGAGVSGDVYAIALNDSGIYVGGGFNQAGGNPANRVAKWNGSVWSPLGVGVGGTVTSLASNGTDLYVGGAFTNAGGSSANHIAKWNGTSWSTLGNGSNDNVMSLTVRNGNVYAGGRFVISVGDTAKGISKWDGSNWSRLGSGVNGTVNSISTSGNNIYLGGAFTQAGTKASMYFARWNEQPSTVVIRKFEDIDGNFSTNTDRIPKQWGLKLYRSYVSPSTLIGSASSDSILIADSLTSATYIAVECDSNGWGHLGKIIDGTPISTTSSQDTFTLDLGTTHTIDFINYHKRIEVRKYVDDDGDFNTTNDRNLKSWNIKLYRTVISPDSLVQESSGSSLIFYDPPVGQYIAVESDSAGWVHIGKIINDSNVKDSVKSDTLSYTGDQVFRISFVNFNPNTLTVRKHSDRDGLVQTTTDRTLKKWNLTVYKSSISPANIVQSITSAESLKINNLGNGTYIIVEADTNGWYSLGKIKNGQMFAGSFNKDTIVFTGGQLMVVDFVNTRPTLKIRSFKDGDANIMTKNDWIPFPWTMTLYRLPEGDVVSPSISTPESLVFYNLPAHNYRAYSNDSDAIGWRMIGHIKDDSLTPNTDKDVYMTFSGTESHFIDYIHAAPSQISIRCMRNDEDTLYQSNNRTPKKWSLKLYRDSISSQTLIKSVDSTLLLVANIGAGTYFAEEADSTHWRHLGTIMQKVSNGAVIFEKMNGGAHNYDSIVLGPNETWNLAFINFDSSRTKYWAPKNDCVWSNGNNWEPAGVPTSEDHIIVPAGVKCQLNIDTSVHITSITVASGDTVYLLPNNKFNTSSYIEVNGSWVVQPTDTSLIKVGGNWSVNNFISGRSTVVFNGLDSQNVNGNSVSFYKMKVDSFAHLRTESGFKVTNQLLLNSNIFAAGDTIEILDTSSTAISGSGKIIDGTLQRAVRYGSIANYRFESDSTYVKFSGDGTYPEGVKMTTFPNVNPIDFSLGWIEMSSRVDTLNNIIKIDAVRPKSKWAIGIPKMLSKSKHLMSNSTFVRRVYDLNEFGQGDALATLSFRYDQSEIPTGSAENTFVLYKAVGDYYSSNINSGWNLVSLPVIVADNRVTSLFPSAISEAFKYNPSLGYRAVDSLDIGVGYWLKFPTDDYVDLFGLDVTKDTIPVVEGWNMIGGLTSPFAVANLITQPVDLISGSIFGFNHSYEIVDTLKPMKGYWVKCKQTGEIIIDTSNHIRVFRKSVLQENINDCSKLIITDAIGNEQTLYINPSAKDIISAEYELPPVPPTGIFDVRFASGKFLETISTDQECGFSLMLQASYSPVKIHWSTGSIHLNPKLRTDDKEILLESGKDIFLQSSGQKIYLVFSRTNIMPQTYSLEQNIPNPFNPTTTIKYQLPAESHVTLKIFNTLGQVVATLVDGIESAGYKSAEWDAVKMASGVYFYQIEAVSVGNHSQTFSTAKKLLLLK
- a CDS encoding GNAT family N-acetyltransferase; amino-acid sequence: MQNKYYIFREPNNFDELKALLLLRYRVFRESRLEKFVSENEAGIDLDCYDLYSHHFGLYEHDGDRSRPVGYIRMVTDQPGTFRDELFDHAKSIPSIYEKVNRIPKEPFPVMNYCPYRNDIREYYANMKLQGEKLVEAGRLSLDNSVRGLKIATNFIALIFASFLVHNVDKTILACRPNHKNIYNLFGAIVFDSTIEFQCDEADSSALLLLAAMNLPDSVKEKVYKMAEVYKKFGRICYNPSEPENYLPPLGAYMKSKPVFAPAVESVPLNGPKTQTVAA
- a CDS encoding isoprenylcysteine carboxylmethyltransferase family protein; the encoded protein is MSKLLKTLAVLIFLYVIPLLGNIPLLYNLRIVLLMFTGILMFISQPELKISEAKEKKNTDRNSVFVILLAGGLSQILAIIEWAYFKPAPAIIANNFLVVAGVVMVVGGMAFRIWAIETLKMFFTSTVQIVKGHKVIQHGPYKVVRHPSYLGSMVAIIGSALVLEAPISAVFALCSMIYAYTVRVRVEEITLVAELGDAYREFQKIRKYKVIPFVW